A genomic region of Chlorobaculum parvum NCIB 8327 contains the following coding sequences:
- the yidC gene encoding membrane protein insertase YidC: MDRNSVIGFSLIAVIMIVWLQFMKPEQKTMLDPVPPSREMVQKDAAENAPASAAPETAAESLGSFAKASTGTEQIITVDNDLFTAELSSKGATLKSMVLKKHLDVNGKPFNLISEKNKGALSMLFLSNDGKRIDTRDLYFRSLDTKKSETVTGKEKLSVSFVLDVDASRSMQVTYTFTGDSYVIDYDLKLNGFGSTLAGNEYQLDWDGGLVYSEKDTADESHNAISSAYLGGGLLKLDAKDSKKRYQEEESGKAEWVAVRNKYFVAAMIPERETEGVFLQGTKKDGVDFENYTAALKMMIPAGQNSVTDRYRLYVGPLDYNTVRSLHVDLEKIMDFGWDWLTRPFAEYLILPIFNWMNKYVTNYGLIIIIFAFLIKTVTWPLSLASTKSMKKMSALQPMMKEIQEKYKNDPAKLQSELGRIYKEAGVNPLGGCLPTVIQMPLLFAMFYVFRSSIQLRQHGFLWVKDLSVPDSILDFGFKLPLYGDHIALMPILMAVTVFFQQKITPTTQTNDQMKIMIWMFPAMMLLFFNNMPSGLALYYLMFNVFSIAQQAYINATVSDEDKAAAAMQVAASASPSKGAKKGGKKK; encoded by the coding sequence ATGGATAGAAATTCGGTGATAGGCTTTTCCCTGATTGCAGTGATCATGATCGTGTGGTTGCAGTTCATGAAGCCCGAACAGAAAACGATGCTCGACCCGGTGCCGCCATCACGCGAGATGGTGCAGAAAGATGCCGCAGAGAACGCACCGGCCTCAGCGGCTCCCGAAACTGCCGCCGAGAGCCTTGGTTCATTTGCAAAGGCTTCCACCGGCACCGAACAGATCATCACTGTCGACAACGATTTGTTCACGGCGGAGCTTTCATCCAAAGGCGCGACGCTCAAATCCATGGTGCTCAAGAAGCATCTCGATGTGAACGGCAAGCCCTTCAACCTGATTTCGGAGAAGAACAAGGGCGCGCTCTCCATGCTCTTCCTGAGCAACGATGGCAAGCGCATTGATACCCGTGACCTCTATTTCCGGAGCCTCGATACGAAAAAATCGGAAACGGTCACCGGCAAGGAGAAGCTGTCGGTCAGCTTTGTGCTCGATGTCGATGCCAGCCGCAGCATGCAGGTGACCTACACCTTCACCGGCGACAGCTACGTGATCGATTACGACCTCAAGCTCAACGGATTCGGCTCGACTCTGGCTGGTAACGAGTATCAGCTCGATTGGGACGGTGGTCTTGTCTATTCCGAAAAGGACACTGCGGACGAATCGCACAACGCGATTTCAAGCGCCTACCTCGGCGGTGGATTGCTCAAGCTCGACGCGAAGGATTCCAAGAAGCGCTATCAGGAGGAGGAGTCCGGCAAGGCCGAGTGGGTGGCTGTCAGGAACAAGTACTTCGTCGCGGCGATGATTCCTGAGCGCGAAACCGAAGGCGTCTTTCTGCAGGGCACCAAAAAGGACGGTGTCGATTTTGAGAACTACACGGCTGCCCTGAAAATGATGATTCCGGCTGGTCAGAACTCTGTGACGGATCGGTATCGCCTCTACGTCGGCCCGCTCGACTACAACACCGTGCGTTCGCTGCACGTCGATCTTGAAAAGATCATGGACTTCGGCTGGGACTGGCTCACCCGCCCATTCGCCGAATACCTCATCCTGCCGATCTTCAACTGGATGAACAAGTATGTGACCAACTACGGTCTCATCATCATCATCTTCGCTTTCCTCATCAAGACGGTGACCTGGCCGCTCTCCCTGGCCTCGACCAAGTCGATGAAGAAGATGTCGGCCCTGCAGCCGATGATGAAGGAGATCCAGGAGAAGTACAAAAACGATCCGGCAAAGTTGCAGAGCGAGCTTGGGCGCATCTACAAAGAGGCTGGCGTCAATCCGCTCGGTGGCTGTCTGCCGACCGTGATTCAGATGCCGCTGCTGTTCGCCATGTTCTACGTCTTCCGTTCTTCGATCCAGCTTCGCCAGCACGGCTTTCTCTGGGTGAAGGATCTCTCCGTGCCGGACTCGATTCTCGACTTCGGCTTCAAGCTTCCGCTCTACGGTGACCACATCGCCCTGATGCCGATTCTGATGGCCGTGACCGTGTTCTTCCAGCAGAAGATTACGCCGACTACCCAGACCAACGATCAGATGAAGATCATGATCTGGATGTTCCCGGCCATGATGCTGCTGTTCTTCAACAACATGCCGTCCGGCTTGGCCCTGTACTACCTGATGTTCAACGTCTTCAGCATCGCCCAGCAGGCCTACATCAACGCCACGGTCTCCGACGAGGACAAAGCCGCCGCTGCCATGCAGGTTGCCGCTTCGGC